In Sporosarcina sp. PTS2304, a genomic segment contains:
- a CDS encoding zinc-binding dehydrogenase: MKAFVHANGELKYTDIQEPVANKGEVIVSLKTAGVNRRDTMIPTRRGDVEESLILGSDGAGVIESLGEGVTGWNVGDEVIINPALRWYEESDAPSKTFDILGMPDNGTFAEKIAISAEQLEEKPKYLSWNEAATVALAGLTGYRALVTKGQIQKDQTVFIPGAGSGVATFLIQFAKKSGARVIVTSRSELKRQQAIDLGADVALDTNSDWPAELKNECVDLVIESVGRATFNRSLEVLKQGGRIVVFGATTEDTVELNLREFFYGQYTLLGTTMGSREELRDMLSFITEHEIHPVIDSIVPLEKATEAFAKLGESVQFGKIVLQISQ; the protein is encoded by the coding sequence GTTAAAAACAGCAGGTGTAAATCGACGAGATACAATGATTCCAACCCGTCGTGGAGACGTAGAAGAGTCTCTCATATTAGGTTCAGATGGTGCGGGTGTGATCGAATCGCTTGGCGAAGGTGTAACAGGCTGGAATGTGGGGGATGAGGTAATTATTAATCCCGCACTCCGTTGGTATGAAGAAAGCGATGCACCTTCAAAAACATTTGATATTCTTGGTATGCCAGACAATGGAACGTTCGCTGAAAAAATAGCAATCTCAGCAGAACAATTAGAAGAAAAGCCGAAATATCTCTCATGGAATGAAGCGGCGACTGTTGCTCTAGCTGGGCTCACTGGGTACCGCGCACTTGTTACTAAAGGTCAAATTCAGAAAGATCAAACAGTGTTTATACCGGGTGCTGGAAGTGGAGTTGCTACCTTTTTAATTCAATTTGCAAAAAAGAGTGGGGCGCGTGTTATCGTCACGTCTCGAAGTGAACTGAAGAGACAACAAGCTATTGACTTGGGAGCAGATGTTGCACTTGACACGAATAGTGACTGGCCTGCTGAATTAAAAAATGAATGTGTAGATCTTGTAATTGAAAGCGTAGGAAGAGCCACATTCAATCGCTCCCTTGAGGTATTAAAACAAGGAGGGCGTATCGTAGTCTTCGGTGCGACAACAGAAGATACAGTGGAATTAAATTTACGTGAATTCTTTTACGGTCAGTATACATTACTTGGCACGACTATGGGGAGTCGCGAAGAACTACGCGATATGCTTTCATTTATTACAGAGCATGAAATTCATCCGGTAATCGACTCTATCGTGCCTCTTGAAAAGGCAACAGAAGCATTTGCTAAATTAGGGGAAAGTGTTCAGTTTGGCAAAATTGTCTTACAAATCAGCCAATGA
- a CDS encoding response regulator transcription factor, which yields MKKVLVVEDEQSIATLLQYNLEQAGYTVYVARDGNTAISMTLLEKPDLLLLDIMLPGMDGMEVCKTLRQEKIHTPILILTARGDEFDKVLGLELGADDYLTKPFSPRELLARVKAIFRRIELQGSVAEEPTSELRTGSLLIYPERIEAFQNGKLLDLTPKEFELLLYLMRHSEKVLHREQLLNAIWKYDYTGDSRVVDVHISHLREKIECDAKRPVYIKTVRGFGYKFEGSID from the coding sequence ATGAAAAAAGTATTAGTTGTAGAAGACGAACAGTCGATAGCTACTCTTTTGCAATATAACTTAGAGCAAGCAGGATATACTGTGTACGTAGCGAGGGATGGAAATACAGCGATATCTATGACGTTGCTAGAGAAGCCGGATTTACTACTGCTTGATATTATGCTTCCGGGAATGGACGGAATGGAAGTATGTAAAACACTACGACAGGAAAAAATTCATACGCCTATTTTGATTTTGACTGCTAGAGGAGATGAGTTTGATAAAGTGCTGGGACTTGAACTTGGTGCAGATGACTACTTGACAAAGCCATTTAGTCCAAGAGAATTACTTGCCCGTGTAAAAGCTATCTTTCGTAGAATAGAGTTGCAAGGTTCTGTTGCAGAAGAACCGACATCTGAACTTCGTACGGGTAGTCTGTTGATTTATCCTGAACGAATCGAAGCTTTCCAAAATGGAAAGTTACTGGATCTCACCCCGAAGGAATTCGAACTCTTACTGTATTTAATGCGTCACTCTGAAAAAGTTCTGCATCGTGAGCAATTACTGAATGCGATATGGAAATATGACTACACAGGGGATTCTCGGGTTGTAGACGTACATATTAGTCACTTACGAGAAAAGATTGAATGCGATGCAAAACGACCTGTCTATATTAAGACGGTCAGGGGATTTGGTTATAAATTTGAAGGGTCGATTGATTGA
- a CDS encoding NAD(P)/FAD-dependent oxidoreductase, protein MNQEVVDITIIGGGPTGLFSAFYAGMREMSVKIIDSLPQLGGQLIELYPDKYIYDVGGFPKILAKDLVANLVEQANYAKPEICLGEAALSVEKQDDYFVLTTDKGQHLTRTILLTAGIGAFQPRKIGLKEESIFEDKTLHYGIKDLSMFKDKEILVCGGGDSALDWALMLEDIAKQVTLVHRRERFTAHETSVNQLRESTVNVLTSHAISELCGNGDKMDKVVLKEKDGSLKELVFDHVVVNYGNISSLGPLKEWGLDMERNSIKVNSRMETNIEGIYAAGDVTTYDGKVKLIAVGMGEAPIAISHAKAFLDPKAKVQPLHSTSVFS, encoded by the coding sequence ATGAATCAAGAAGTAGTAGATATTACGATTATCGGTGGAGGACCAACAGGCTTGTTTTCAGCATTTTACGCAGGTATGCGTGAGATGTCTGTGAAGATTATTGACAGTTTACCACAATTAGGGGGTCAATTAATCGAACTGTACCCTGATAAATATATTTATGATGTAGGTGGTTTCCCTAAAATTTTAGCCAAAGATCTTGTAGCGAATCTTGTAGAACAAGCAAATTATGCAAAGCCTGAAATTTGTTTAGGCGAAGCGGCGCTTTCTGTAGAAAAACAAGATGATTATTTCGTCTTAACTACAGATAAGGGGCAACATTTGACGCGCACAATTTTACTGACAGCTGGGATTGGCGCATTTCAACCTCGTAAAATCGGTCTTAAAGAAGAGTCGATTTTTGAAGATAAAACATTGCACTACGGTATAAAAGATCTTTCAATGTTTAAAGACAAGGAAATTTTAGTTTGTGGCGGCGGAGACTCTGCGCTAGACTGGGCGTTAATGCTTGAAGATATTGCGAAGCAAGTAACGTTAGTTCACCGAAGAGAACGTTTTACTGCACATGAAACGAGTGTCAATCAGTTGCGCGAATCTACTGTCAATGTTCTGACTTCACACGCTATAAGCGAACTATGTGGCAACGGCGATAAAATGGATAAAGTAGTGTTAAAAGAAAAAGATGGCAGCTTAAAAGAGCTTGTATTTGATCATGTAGTAGTCAACTATGGAAATATTTCTTCCCTCGGGCCGTTGAAAGAGTGGGGCTTGGATATGGAACGTAACTCTATCAAAGTCAACTCCCGTATGGAAACGAATATTGAAGGAATTTACGCTGCGGGAGATGTTACGACATACGATGGAAAAGTAAAATTAATTGCGGTAGGTATGGGTGAAGCGCCGATTGCGATTAGTCATGCAAAAGCATTTCTCGATCCAAAAGCAAAAGTACAGCCATTGCATAGTACAAGCGTATTTAGCTAA
- a CDS encoding GGDEF domain-containing protein — protein sequence MDKGFRYKLTGILISFTLILSLIIIVADYLKLKKSVKESLETQIQLAEDEIITSLSTIDKVYNVLDVERAESMKEFSEELVKQYERNPNFSTWDYKALKEQSGMDVFIINSDNVVIESSYEADIGLDFKSCCKNFGKLLDKRRESGLFTHDDLDIQQLSGEFKKFSYMPTPDKKYIIELSYFLEDKLVFKEFNFLDTMHRLEKENDSILSINVYNALGILLGDWDSEKEREINSSRKEVFTEAFTEFQIKELSVEENGQILTYRYIPYKNDKEDGISTNRVVEIAYYDLPFANVLTSYRNQFIFQMIAITLVTIILSIILARMISRPIHLAFHDVLTGLKNRAAFEDTAVEWLNRKKGTLQFMIIDLDNFKLVNDSLGHGEGDKLLVRVATIINKESGEGHLAARIGGDEFVVLFSNITTEKVVERADNMLQVMRESFSYLRDNEINLSISIGVAKAEEEDTIHSLYHKADLALYQSKKKGKDQYSIYSPNEK from the coding sequence GTGGATAAAGGATTTCGTTATAAATTAACTGGCATCCTTATTTCTTTTACATTAATTTTGTCCTTAATCATTATCGTAGCAGATTATCTCAAATTAAAGAAGAGTGTGAAAGAAAGTTTGGAGACACAAATTCAGTTGGCAGAAGATGAGATTATTACGAGTCTATCTACGATTGACAAAGTATATAATGTATTAGATGTAGAACGTGCAGAGAGTATGAAAGAGTTCTCAGAAGAACTAGTAAAACAATATGAAAGAAATCCGAACTTTTCTACTTGGGATTACAAAGCGTTGAAAGAACAGTCGGGTATGGACGTTTTTATTATTAATTCGGATAATGTAGTAATCGAAAGTAGCTATGAAGCTGATATAGGCTTAGATTTCAAGAGTTGTTGTAAGAACTTTGGAAAGCTATTGGATAAAAGAAGAGAATCCGGTCTGTTTACGCATGATGACTTAGATATCCAACAGCTTTCAGGTGAATTTAAAAAATTTAGCTATATGCCTACACCTGATAAGAAGTATATTATTGAACTTTCTTATTTCTTAGAAGACAAGCTAGTGTTTAAAGAATTTAATTTTTTAGATACTATGCACAGATTAGAAAAAGAAAATGATAGCATTCTTTCTATTAATGTATACAATGCACTTGGCATATTATTAGGAGATTGGGATAGCGAGAAAGAACGAGAGATTAACTCCTCGCGGAAAGAAGTATTTACAGAGGCTTTTACCGAGTTTCAGATTAAAGAACTATCAGTTGAAGAAAATGGCCAAATACTGACGTATCGTTATATTCCTTATAAAAATGATAAAGAGGATGGAATCTCTACGAATCGAGTTGTGGAAATTGCTTATTATGATCTACCATTTGCAAATGTTTTAACTTCATATCGTAATCAATTTATTTTCCAGATGATAGCGATTACTTTAGTCACTATCATTCTTTCGATCATATTAGCTAGAATGATTTCTCGGCCGATCCATTTAGCGTTCCATGATGTATTAACCGGGCTGAAAAATCGTGCAGCTTTTGAAGATACTGCAGTAGAATGGCTAAATCGTAAAAAAGGGACATTACAATTTATGATTATAGATTTGGATAATTTTAAATTAGTGAATGACTCTCTAGGTCATGGTGAAGGAGATAAGCTACTTGTTCGCGTAGCTACTATTATTAACAAAGAAAGTGGTGAAGGTCATTTAGCTGCCAGAATCGGTGGTGATGAATTCGTTGTATTATTTTCTAATATAACAACTGAAAAAGTGGTGGAACGTGCCGATAATATGTTGCAAGTGATGCGTGAATCGTTTAGCTATTTACGAGATAATGAAATTAACTTATCCATCAGCATCGGCGTTGCAAAAGCAGAAGAAGAAGATACTATACATTCGTTATATCATAAAGCGGACTTAGCTTTATATCAGTCTAAGAAAAAAGGCAAGGATCAATATTCAATTTATAGTCCTAATGAAAAGTAA
- a CDS encoding DUF6509 family protein — protein sequence MKIVNGKVEELVDPTGIIEGQRFEFLLTVQFDEDDELFNEEGTGLRLLYSVKDGQRKLLTYQFYELSTESVFDLEWDEDEQATAEQYCIEHFPAI from the coding sequence ATGAAAATAGTAAATGGCAAAGTAGAAGAATTAGTAGATCCAACAGGTATTATAGAAGGACAGCGCTTTGAATTTCTTTTGACAGTACAGTTCGACGAAGATGATGAATTGTTTAATGAGGAGGGTACAGGATTACGTTTGCTCTATTCAGTAAAAGACGGGCAACGTAAACTGTTGACATATCAGTTTTATGAATTGTCTACAGAAAGTGTTTTTGACTTAGAGTGGGATGAGGACGAACAAGCAACCGCAGAGCAATATTGTATAGAGCATTTCCCTGCAATCTAA
- a CDS encoding formate--tetrahydrofolate ligase, translating to MQPIEKIAEKAGISPEALELYGKYKAKINVDLVPTQTTQAKVILVTATSPTPAGEGKSTVTVGLGDALSRLNKKTIVALREPSLGPVMGVKGGATGGGFSQVLPMEDINLHFTGDLHAITTVNNALSAMIDNHLHQGNFLNIDPRRITWKRVMDMNDRSLRHITIGLGGPGQGIPREDGFDITVASEIMAVFCLATDLQNLKERLADIVIGYTYTKEAVTVRDLKVEGALTLLLKDAFKPNLVQTIEGTPALIHGGPFANIAHGCNSLIATNTARNLADYVVTEAGFGSDLGAEKFMDIKARQGKFQPDAVVLVTTIRALKMHGGVAKQDLKEENSLAVERGLVNLEKHVETIREFGVQPVVALNHFVLDSEEELEKVREWCKSNQVRVALTDVWADGGAGGEALAKEVLKVIDEPNQFAPIYDVEQSVEDKITAIVQKVYGGLGVNFTEQAVKDLREIKKNGWDLLPICMAKTQYSFSDDPKKLGRPRDFTIIIRSILPKLGAGFLVCLTGEIMTMPGLPKQPAALTMDVDENGNAQGLM from the coding sequence ATGCAACCTATTGAAAAAATTGCAGAAAAGGCTGGTATTTCGCCAGAAGCATTAGAGTTATATGGGAAGTATAAAGCGAAGATCAATGTAGATTTAGTACCCACACAAACGACTCAAGCGAAAGTCATTTTAGTAACTGCAACTAGTCCAACTCCAGCAGGCGAAGGTAAGTCTACCGTTACAGTTGGGCTTGGGGATGCACTTTCTCGATTGAATAAAAAAACGATCGTCGCGCTACGTGAACCTTCTCTCGGTCCTGTCATGGGGGTGAAAGGTGGAGCAACTGGCGGTGGTTTCTCACAAGTATTGCCTATGGAAGATATCAATTTGCATTTCACAGGTGATTTACATGCAATTACGACAGTTAATAATGCGTTGAGTGCTATGATTGATAACCATTTACATCAAGGCAACTTTTTAAATATTGATCCCCGCCGCATTACATGGAAACGCGTTATGGATATGAATGACCGTTCGCTTCGTCATATTACTATTGGACTAGGCGGACCGGGTCAAGGGATTCCGCGTGAAGATGGATTTGATATTACAGTAGCTTCTGAGATTATGGCTGTATTTTGTTTAGCGACCGATCTGCAAAACTTGAAGGAGCGTCTTGCGGATATCGTGATTGGCTACACCTATACTAAAGAAGCCGTCACAGTGAGAGATCTAAAAGTAGAAGGTGCTTTAACGTTATTGTTAAAAGATGCATTTAAACCGAATTTAGTTCAAACGATAGAAGGCACGCCTGCTCTTATTCATGGTGGTCCATTTGCAAATATTGCGCACGGCTGCAACTCTTTAATTGCTACGAACACCGCGCGAAATCTAGCTGATTATGTTGTGACAGAAGCAGGGTTCGGCTCGGATTTAGGCGCGGAGAAGTTTATGGATATTAAAGCGCGCCAAGGTAAATTCCAACCAGATGCTGTTGTATTAGTGACTACTATTCGTGCACTGAAAATGCATGGTGGAGTGGCTAAACAAGATCTTAAAGAAGAAAATAGTCTTGCAGTTGAACGTGGATTAGTCAATTTAGAAAAGCATGTGGAAACTATCCGGGAATTTGGCGTCCAACCTGTCGTAGCATTAAATCATTTCGTTCTAGACTCTGAAGAAGAACTTGAAAAAGTTCGAGAATGGTGCAAATCGAATCAGGTACGAGTCGCTTTAACTGATGTGTGGGCTGATGGTGGTGCAGGTGGCGAGGCATTGGCTAAAGAAGTATTAAAAGTTATTGATGAACCGAATCAGTTCGCTCCAATTTATGATGTTGAACAATCCGTAGAAGATAAAATTACAGCTATTGTGCAAAAAGTATATGGTGGATTAGGAGTCAACTTCACAGAACAAGCGGTAAAAGACTTACGTGAAATCAAGAAAAACGGATGGGATTTATTACCGATTTGTATGGCGAAAACTCAATATTCATTTTCAGATGATCCAAAAAAATTAGGCCGCCCTCGTGACTTTACGATTATTATACGCAGTATATTACCGAAACTTGGCGCGGGTTTTCTCGTATGTTTAACAGGAGAAATTATGACGATGCCCGGTTTACCGAAGCAACCAGCCGCGCTTACAATGGATGTAGATGAAAATGGGAATGCACAAGGATTAATGTGA
- a CDS encoding M3 family oligoendopeptidase encodes MLIFEEYEYVRPNMEEITKQFNFLLEQFQHASSFESQSKVIQEINVLTSDYSTQENIMYIRSSIDTNDTFYQTERNYFDEIGPQFQALQSTYYKALISTPFREKLEDKWGSQLFALAENAIHAYSDEVLPLLQEENKLISEYSTLIASAQIEFRDETLTLAQLGPFKESLDRDVRKEAMDASADFFAMHAERFDDIFDRLVHVRHSIATTLGYKNFTELGYVRMDRIGYDSKSVEFFRQQILDSVVPLTVDIRKDQAKRIHVGKLMFYDEPLHFAEGNAQPKGSPEWILENGYTMYQELSRETGRFFEYMKRKNLLDVVAKKGKEAGGYCTFIDNYDSPFIFSNFNGTSGDIDVLTHEAGHAFQVYSSRNIGIPEYIWPTSEAAEIHSMSMEFFTWFFMDRFFGKYADRYRYAHLLESVLFLPYAVAVDEFQQRIYNEPHLTPSERKQIWKELESIYLPIRDYDGHPYLESGGFWQRQGHIYEVPFYYIDYALAQVCALQFWQRSLHDFDHAWEDYVKLCKIGGSKPFLELVEEANLQSPFEADTIQMVVHTISEWLSANEIK; translated from the coding sequence ATGCTTATATTTGAAGAATACGAATACGTGCGGCCAAATATGGAAGAGATTACGAAACAATTTAATTTCCTACTTGAACAATTTCAGCATGCCTCTTCATTTGAAAGTCAATCTAAAGTGATCCAAGAAATAAATGTACTTACAAGTGATTATAGTACACAAGAAAACATTATGTACATACGCTCATCTATTGATACGAATGACACCTTTTATCAAACAGAGCGTAATTACTTTGACGAAATTGGGCCTCAATTTCAGGCGTTGCAAAGTACTTATTATAAAGCCCTGATTTCTACACCATTCCGCGAAAAGCTAGAAGATAAATGGGGATCACAGTTATTTGCATTAGCTGAAAATGCAATTCATGCTTACTCCGATGAGGTACTACCGCTATTGCAAGAGGAAAATAAACTGATATCGGAATACTCTACACTTATTGCTTCTGCACAAATTGAATTTAGGGATGAAACCTTAACGCTTGCGCAACTCGGACCGTTTAAAGAATCTCTGGATCGTGATGTCCGGAAAGAAGCGATGGATGCATCTGCAGATTTTTTTGCTATGCATGCTGAACGTTTCGATGATATTTTTGATCGTCTCGTACATGTGCGCCATTCAATTGCAACTACTCTTGGTTACAAAAACTTCACTGAACTTGGTTATGTGCGTATGGACAGAATTGGCTACGACTCAAAATCGGTAGAATTCTTCAGACAGCAAATACTTGATTCTGTCGTTCCACTCACTGTCGACATTAGAAAAGACCAAGCGAAGCGAATCCATGTAGGAAAATTGATGTTTTATGATGAACCGTTGCATTTTGCCGAAGGAAATGCACAACCAAAAGGATCACCAGAATGGATACTTGAAAATGGTTATACGATGTACCAAGAGTTATCGAGAGAAACAGGTCGTTTTTTCGAGTATATGAAACGTAAAAATCTACTGGACGTAGTCGCGAAAAAAGGGAAAGAAGCTGGTGGTTATTGTACTTTTATTGATAATTATGACTCACCTTTTATCTTTTCTAACTTTAACGGTACATCAGGGGATATTGATGTCTTGACTCATGAAGCGGGTCATGCATTTCAAGTGTATTCCAGTCGCAATATCGGAATTCCTGAGTATATTTGGCCTACTAGTGAAGCGGCTGAAATACATTCGATGAGCATGGAGTTCTTTACGTGGTTCTTTATGGATCGGTTTTTCGGAAAATATGCAGACCGTTATCGGTATGCCCACTTACTAGAAAGTGTATTATTTTTACCGTATGCGGTTGCAGTTGATGAATTTCAACAACGAATCTATAACGAACCCCATCTTACACCATCCGAACGTAAGCAGATTTGGAAAGAACTTGAAAGCATCTATTTGCCTATCCGTGATTATGACGGACATCCTTACTTAGAATCGGGTGGTTTTTGGCAAAGACAAGGTCATATTTATGAAGTTCCATTTTATTATATTGATTATGCATTAGCACAAGTTTGTGCCCTACAATTTTGGCAGCGCTCTTTACATGATTTTGATCACGCTTGGGAAGACTATGTAAAACTCTGTAAAATTGGCGGTTCTAAACCTTTTTTAGAACTTGTCGAAGAAGCAAATTTACAATCTCCTTTCGAAGCAGATACTATTCAAATGGTCGTACATACTATTTCAGAATGGTTGTCTGCGAATGAGATAAAATAG